In Raphanus sativus cultivar WK10039 unplaced genomic scaffold, ASM80110v3 Scaffold0040, whole genome shotgun sequence, one DNA window encodes the following:
- the LOC108831367 gene encoding tetraspanin-8, with amino-acid sequence MVRCSNNLVGILNFIVFLLSIPILAGGIWLSQNGSTECERFLDKPVIALGVFLMVVAIAGLIGSCCRVTWLLWTYLFVMFLLILLVFSVTVFAFVVTNKGAGEKVSGRGYKEYRLGDYSNWLQKRVDSDKNWNKIRSCLVDSKVCSKLEAKLVNVPVTNFYNEHLTALQSGCCKPSEQCQFTYISATNWTKTAGPHANPDCQSWDNAPNKLCFDCQSCKAGLLDNVKSAWKKVAVVNSIFLVFLIIVYSVGCCAFRNNKRDDSYGYGYKP; translated from the exons ATGGTTCGTTGTAGTAACAACCTCGTTGGTATACTCAACTTCATCGTCTTCCTCCTCTCTATTCCCATCTTAGCTGGAGGAATCTGGCTCAGCCAAAACGGCTCAACGGAGTGTGAGCGTTTCCTGGACAAACCCGTGATCGCTCTCGGAGTTTTCCTCATGGTTGTAGCAATCGCTGGTTTGATTGGTTCCTGTTGCAGAGTCACATGGCTTCTCTGGACTTACCTCTTTGTCATGTTCCTCTTGATTCTCCTCGTCTTCTCCGTAACGGTTTTCGCCTTTGTCGTTACTAACAAAGGCGCAGGCGAGAAGGTTTCTGGGAGAGGGTATAAAGAGTATAGACTTGGAGATTACTCTAACTGGTTGCAGAAACGTGTGGACAGCGACAAGAACTGGAATAAGATTAGGAGTTGTCTCGTTGACAGCAAGGTTTGTTCTAAGCTTGAAGCTAAGCTTGTTAATGTTCCTGTCACCAACTTCTACAACGAGCATCTTACTGCCCTTCAG tCTGGTTGCTGCAAACCCTCAGAACAATGCCAATTTACTTACATAAGTGCCACAAACTGGACCAAGACGGCTGGACCACATGCTAATCCAGACTGCCAAAGCTGGGACAACGCACCAAACAAGCTCTGCTTCGATTGCCAATCTTGCAAGGCGGGTCTTCTCGACAACGTCAAGAGCGCATGGAAGAAAGTTGCAGTAGTCAACAGcatcttccttgtcttccttaTCATTGTCTACTCTGTTGGTTGCTGTGCTTTTAGGAACAACAAGAGAGATGACAGTTATGGCTATGGATATAAGCCTTGA